ACCGTTGTAATGCGAACCGTCTGAATAAAAGTACCTTCCCTTGCCTTCAAAAACCCCTTTGAGAAACTGGCCTTCATATCTCTCCCCTGATTTCTGATAGAGACTGCCTTTGCCATTGGGCGAATCGTCCATCCATTCACCAGTGTAGCGATGGCCGTCTGCAAATTCCATGGTACCCGTGCCTTGCATTTTATCCGCTATAAATCCTCCGGTGTATTGGTTTCCGTTTTTAAAAACCATTTTACCCTCACCATGTCTTTTTCCATGATACCAGTTGCCGAGATATTTAGATCCATTCGAATAATAAAAGACTCCTTTGCCATGCATTTTTCCGGATTGAAACTCTCCGGTGTATCTGGCTTTGCTCGCAAAAAGGTAGCTGCCAAATCCATTCAAACAATTACCGCGAATGCAGGATTGAGCCTGAATATTTTGATGCGTGATAAACCAGAATGCAGAGAGACATAGCACCCATTGAAAACCTTTTGGTTTTGGGACAGGAAGGGATGCTTGTTGGGCTAGCTTATTCATAAATACTGTATTAAAAGGATAAATATATAACAAAAAATTGTAATATGGGTTTAATTTGGACAATCGGCCTTTATTTTTGTTACAGAAATCCTAACAGAGAACAAGCCCACTTTATTATTTGGTATCGGGGATTATATTTGTGCAAGATTTACAATTTATGAAAAACTTAAGTATATTATTAATAGCACTCTTTTTTGCAGCTTGTAAAAATCAAGCACCCAATGAATCTGCACCTGCTGCCATGGCAAGTCATTTAGCGGTCTATGGTGATTCCATTTCAACAGATGGAGCCATTGGAGTGACTGATGCTTTGGGAAATCTGAAGACCCAGGATTCCGTTTTTTGCACCGTCAGCGGCTATGTCACCAGCGTGTGTAAAGTGAAGGGATGTTGGATGGTCCTTAGCGAAAACCCGCAGGATAGCACTGGTTTTTTTGTGAAATTTAAGGATTATGGTTTTTTTGTTCCACTGGAGTTTGAAGGAACAAAAGTTGTTGTAAAGGGAAAAGCATTCAAAGAAGTTACCGGCGTGGATGAATTAAAACACTATGCTGAAGACGAGGGCAAATCACAAGCAGAAATCGATGCCATCACCCAGCCGCAGGAAGAAATGAAATTTATGGCGGACGGAGTCGTTGTATTGGAAGAAAAAAAATAATCGAGAATGGGACAAACAGCTCATCTACTGGGAAGTCAGGCTGCCTTTTACCTGGAACATCAATGTAAAACGATTGACAAAAGCCATTTGCATTTACCCGGACCTGAAAGCGTAGAGCGCATTTGGACCATGTCCAATCGCAACAACCGGGTGCTTTCCAGCCTTCAACAGATTTTTTCTCACGGCAGATTGTCTGAGACAGGATATGTCTCTATTTTGCCTGTGGATCAAGGCATCGAACACAGTGCCGGAGCTTCCTTTTCACCCAATCCCATTTATTTTGATCCGGAAAATATTGTCAAATTGGCCATTGAAGGAGGTTGTAATGCAGTTGCGTCCACCTTTGGTGTCCTTGGAGCTGTATCCAGAAAATATGCCCATCGAATACCATTCATTGTCAAAATCAATCACAATGAATTGTTGACCTATCCCAATAAATTTGATCAAATCATGTTTGGTGGAATCAAAGATGCCTGGAACATGGGAGCAGTAGCGGTGGGCGCCACCATTTATTTTGGTTCGGATGAAAGTGGGCGACAAATCGTCGAAGTGTCGGAAGCATTTGAGTATGCCCATGAGTTGGGTCTTGCCACCGTGCTATGGTGTTATCTCAGAAATCCATCCTTTAAAAAAGATGGAAAGGATTATCACAACGCTGCTGATTTGACAGGACAAGCCAATCATCTGGGGGTGACCATACAGGCAGATATCATCAAGCAAAAGTTACCCACCCTCAACAATGGTTATGAAGCTTTGAACATGGGCGGTTCGTCTTATGGAAAATTGAACCCTAAAATGTACTCAGAACTTAGTTCAGATCATCCGATTGATCTTTGCCGATATCAGGTAACCAATTGCTATATGGGGCGATCGGGCTTGATTAATTCTGGTGGCGAATCCAAGGGAGAATCGGATTTTCAGGAAGCTGTTACCACCGCGGTGATCAACAAAAGGGCCGGTGGTATGGGACTTATTTCCGGCCGGAAAGCTTTTCAAAAACCTTATTCAGAAGGAATCAAATTGTTGAATGCCATCCAGGATGTATATCTGGACAAGGAAGTTACCCTGGCTTAAGATTTAGGCTTTAAATGGCAATGTTTTTTCAGAGGGCAATCCCAGGATTAGTCCAGACTTTTCCTTTTTAATCCAAAGTTTTCAACCAAAATGAAATTTGCAGCTCCCGGATGGAGTTCATTATGAGCGATTGCATTCATTTGGGTTTAACCCAGAATTGTCATTAGATTTTGTAATGAGAGCCAAAAGAGCAACAAAGGCAAGACTCCTCGAAAGAAATTCGCGCGGAGGTGAAGTTATATTTCATTGAGCACGAATTTCGAGAAGAGGCTTGCATTTAAAGCTATTTTGGCTCGTAATAGAATTCTAATGACAATTCTGGGTTCAATAAATTTGAAGGCAGATAAAAAAAAGGAGCCAATTTAATTTGGCTCCTTTTTTAGAAGAATCAGTGCCTTGTTTCTTCTGAAAAAATCAAATTGCAATTACTTTTTTTCCGGTGTCGTAGAGATGCTCATATCGCGAATGCATTGATATTTTCCATCTTTCTTCTTGAAAACAGATAAATAGTATCCTTTGTCTTTTTCTGTGCTATCAGGAGCTACTTCTGTCCAAGAACCGATCTCTACCGCCAAATCTCCATCCGCAAATAAATCCACGATCTTATAAACATTTTGATTGCCGGATGAATCAGCCGCCATTCTGCTGGCAATTCTTTCTTTGATGGCGCTTCTACCCACAATTGGGTCATTGCCTTTGTGATAACTAACGGCATCTTCACTGTAATAGGCAGCAACTGCCTCCGCGTCTTTTGCTTTTTCTCCTGCAGCAAATCCATCTTCCATGGCCTGAATTTCAGTTTTCAATGCATCCATGTCAATGCTTGCCGCTGCCGGAGTTTCTGCAGGTTTTGCACAGGAAGATAATAAAACCAGGATTGCTCCTGCCAAGTTCAGAATAAGATTTTGTGGTTTCATTTGATATGATTTTGTTTTGTTGAATAATCTCCAAAGTTAAAAGAAACAATCAGTTTTTAAAGCAATTGACATAGGAATACAAGCAAATTGTGATCAAATTGGGATTCTATTGACAAATCGTTATAATATACGCCCCTTGCTTGCTAAATGATGGTCATTTTTTTTTCAGCATGGTTTCCCATTCATTGTACAAATACCCTTCGCACGCGATGTGAAATACCGCATAGAATTTCATAAGGTATGGTATCACACAATTCGGCAAGTTGGCTGATGTCGTTGTTTTTCCCAAAGATCTCTACCTCATCTCCTTCGATGGCTTCAGGAATGTCCGTGACATCCACCATGCACATGTCCATGCAGACCACCCCGATCAACGGTTGCCTTGATCCATGGACCAACACCTTAAATTTTCTTTCACCGGCGATGCGCGGTAAGCCATCAGCGTACCCCATACTCAGGACCGCAATACGCGAAGCACGATGGACCTTGCCAGATCGATTGTAGCTGATGGTTTGTTCTTTTTCCACCGTTTTGATTTGGCTGATTCTGGTTTTGAGGCTGTGAACTCTTTCCAATACATGGGAAATGTAAGGGTCATGGTCGATACCGTATAAACCAATGCCCAATCTGACCATGTCCAATTGGAGTTCCGGGTGTCTGCTGATTCCTCCACTGTTTAAGAGGTGTGCAATCGGTCGATAAGCTATGGTATCGCAAATCTGGTCAAAGGCTTTTTTAAATACTTCAAACTGACGTTTTGTAAATGGATCAAACTCCTCTTGATCGCTTGCAGACAAATGACTGAATACGGATGCGATTTTGATGTGCGGGTTTGATAGGATCAAATTTGACACAGTGCTTACATCCTCTGGAGCAAGTCCGAGTCGATTCATCCCGCTTTCGATTTTGAGATGAATTTCGATGGGATTACCGCCTACCGAGTCCAGAATTCTTTGAATCTGAGTAGCTGAAAAGATCTCTGGTTCGAGTTGGAATTCCATTAGTTCGCCAAAATCAGCATGGGCTGTATTCATCACCATGATTCTGCTGCGGATTCCTTTTTGTCTGAGCAAAATCCCCTCGTCGGGATAGGCTACAGCAAGATAATCCACTCCTTTGTGTTCAAGAAATTTGGCGATTTCATATTGTCCCGAACCATAAGCAGATGCCTTGACCACTGCCATGATTCTGGTACTTGGTTTGAGACGGGATTTGTAAACAGATACATTGTGGAGAATAGAGGCCAGGTCCACTTCGAGAATGGTATCATGTCTGGATAGAGAGAAGGACTGAAAAAACTTTTCAAGGGCAAATTGTCTGGCACCTTTAATCAAAATACATTCTCTGTGAAATCCAATGCCATCGGCTTGTTGAATCAAATGCTCTGTGCTGTTGAAATGGTGAAACGCGATGTTTGGATTCAGGTAGGATCTTATTCCCGCTATTTGTTCTCCAATGGCGACGACCCTGCGAATTTTAAATTGATGGATCAATCCGGAGAGTTCAGTGAGCAATGCAGTGTCGTGATCTCTTCTGGCAAAATCAGAAAGCACCAGACTGCGCGACAAATTATCGTTTTGCTGATCGAGAAATCGCAAGGCCAGAGAAAGTGATTTTAAGTCCAGTGAATAACTGTCATTGATTAAAACACATTCGTGGAGTCCTTCTTTTTGTTCGAGTCGGAGTCGCAGTCCATGCAGCTTCTGGACGGTCTGCTGAATTTCATTTTCTGTCAGACCAAAATACAGCGCAGCGATGATGCAATGTGTCAGATTTTCGATGGAGGCCTGGTCTTTGAAAGGAAGTTCAAAATGAAAATCTTGTGAGTTCCAATTGAATTTCAAGGACGGAAAATCCGATTCACTCTTTTGATGGAGATGGATTTGAAGCTGGTTGTGAACCCCGGCACCCCAACTGATGGCGGCTGGATCTTCTTGCAGTACTTCGTGTAAATCCGGATAATCTCCACAATACAAATAATTCTTGCAGCGCGCAAACAGCCTTTTTTTCTCCAGAATTTTTTGATGGCGGTGTAGAAAGCCGTTGTCATGGGCGTCTCCGATGTTGGTAAAAATACCAAAATCCGCCGCGATGATTTCAGACAGAGTTTGCATCTCACCCGGCTGAGAAATTCCTGCTTCAAAAATCGCAATTGAATGAGAGGAATCCAAATCCATGACAGACAAGGCCACACCCAGCTGACTGTTGTAGCTCTTTGGATTTCTGCAAACATTGTATTGCTGACCCAATAATTGGCTCAGCCATTCCTTGGTGATGGTTTTGCCATTGCTCCCTGTGATTCCGATGACAGGTAGATTGAAATTTTTGCGGTGATGAGCAGCCAATGTTTGAAGTGCAGCCAGGCTGTCGTCCACCTGCAAAATCCATACATGATCCATGGGTTCTATTGGATGATGGGTCACAAAAGCTGCGACGCCTTTTTGGACCAGTTCAGGAATGTAGAGATGTCCGGCTGTATGAATTCCATCCAATGCAAAGAATACAGTTTTCTCCGGTAAGGTCACATACCTCGAATCTGTTTCTACTTTTGAAAGAACCAATGAGTCCGGACCACTGCATCGCTGCTTGGCGTGAAGGATTTCGCTAAGTTCATGAATGGTATAGCTTTTCATGATAAATCAAAACCGATGTCTTTGCGGTAATATTTGCCTTCAAATGAAATTTGATTTGCCAGATCCATTGCTTTCTGAACGGCAGAAACTCTGTCCTCTGCCAGGCAACTGACTGCGAGCACACGTCCACCGGAAGTAATGAGAGCATGGTCTTTTTGAGCGACAGCTGCAAAGAATATATGTTCGTTTGATTTCAATGCGGGCATATGGCCAATGTGTTTCCCTTTTTCGAATTCTCCGGGGTATCCGCCGCTCACCAGGAAGACGGTTGCTGCGTGTTGATCAGAAATTTTGAGCCTGGTGTTTTCCAGTTTTCCCTGATGACAAAGCAGACAAAGTTCTACAAGGTCAGAATCAAGTCTCAGGAGGATGGATTCTGTTTCAGGATCTCCCAGACGGCAATTGTATTCGATGACATAAGGCTCATTATTTACCTTGATCAGACCAAAGAAAATAAATCCCTGATACGCCAGACCGTCTTTTTGCAGACCTTGTATGGTAGGCAGGATAATTTTGTTTTTCACTTTTTCCATCATGACTTCATCGGCAAAAGCTACCGGAGAGATGGAACCCATTCCCCCTGTATTGGGTCCGGTGTCCGCTTCACCCACTCGTTTGTAATCTTTGGCGGTGGGAAGCAATGCATATTGATTTCCATTGGTAAGAACGAATACCGAAAATTCTATTCCACTTAAAAATTCTTCCAGTACAATTTGAGTAGAAGCATCGCCAAATTTTCCGCCGAGCATGGAGCGGATTTCCTCTTCTGATTCGGCTTGACTTTGGGTGATCACTACACCTTTTCCAGCAGCCAGTCCATCCGCTTTGATGACCAGTGGAAGGCCCAGGGATTTTCCGTATTCGATGGCTTCTTCTATCTGATGATGATTGAAAGATCGGTATCGGGCGGTAGGAATGTTGTGCCTGAGCATAAATTGTTTGGCGAATGCTTTGCTTGCTTCCAGCTGAGCTCCTTGTTTTTTTGGTCCGATGAGTATAAGCTTCGGATGATGGATTTCCAGAAAATCCATGAGTCCTTCAGCCAGAGGTGCTTCGGGACCACAGATGACCATATCCATGGAATGGGCTCTGCACAAATCGAGAATGTCCTGATGATGTCCAATGTCCATGGGGTGTAGCATCCCAAGTTTAGTCATTCCGGGATTACCGGGTGCAATGTGCAGTTCTGTGGTCAGAGGGCTTTGGGAAAGTTTATAAGCCATGGCGTGTTCACGGGCACCGGATCCCAGAAGGAGAATTTTCATACGACTTTAGTCTGATTTTGGTCTTGCAAAGATAGTTTAAAATCAACTCCGGACTGGCTCAATAATGCTGATGTGGCAGGGTAATCTCAATATGTACCTACGTGTAGTTTTTTAATATTACGACAATCACCAACTTATATATTTTTGAAAAACACTTTTGATGGATGGGTCATTCTGGTATAAGACCGGAATTGGCCAGAGAGAAAAATTATTTTTGTTGTTTGGCTTAATTATTCTGCTATTTTTACACAATCAAACAAAACCTTTAAAAACATTAATTATGGCTACTACAAGATTTACAAATTTGTTGTTTTTTCTTTTATTAATCCTTATTGGGGTTTCTGGATGTTGCGACATTTGTTCAAGCTGTTGTAAGGAACCTGTAGACGATCCTTGCGTTCGACCAAGTACAATTGCGGCCAATCAAAATATCTGTCCTTCTCCAAAAGAAATCTCATTTTCAGTAAGAAATTTTAAATTAGATCCAGCAAATTCCAGCGAAAGAAAAATCTCTTTAAAATATGTTTGCAACCAATTGATTATTGATAAGAGTGATAAAGATTTGGTTTATGATAGCATTCTTCCTGTGTTGAAAAAACATGGCTATGTAAAAATAAAAACTTGTCCGTGTGGAGAAAATTTTGAATTGTGGGAAAGTTCTGATATTTCTGTTGATCCAATTGATGTAGTACCCCCACCTCCTGTTGCGGGTACAGGAACTGTTCGATCTGTTGGTGTTCCGAATTTTTATTTGAATGAAGATACCATTGCAATTTCAGATTTAGAACTTCCAGAATCGTTAACTGGTAAAATGATAGAATGTAGAGGACCTGATGGTGTAAAAATAGCAATTTTGGACTCAGGTGTTGAATTGGATCCAAATCAATTTTTAAGCTACCTGCGCCAACGTCCAGAAGGCAATTGGAATTATTTTAATAATGGAATTCCATGTTGTAAAAGCTCAACCAATCAATATGGTATAAATATGGTTTTATCGTCTAGTTCATTTGGAAGTGAACCAGACGATAAGATGGGGCATGGTACTGCAGTGAATGCGGTTTTAGCAGGAAGGTCCGTTCCAAATTTTGGACTTACTATTGATATGAAAATAAACAACGTTGCTATATTCGGGACAGCTTCAGGAGCAGGCACATTATTTGATGCCCTTTGTGGACTGCAGTATGCAATTGATCAGCAATCGCAAATAATTAACATGAGCTGGGGTCTTTCGTATGGAAATACCCATTCTGACAGTAAGGTAATATTGATTATTGATAAACTAAAAGAACAATTTCGTGGAATTTTTAGAAGCAATCCGGATATACTTTTCGTTGCAGGTGCAGGAAATGATAGTTGTGTGATGGGAGATTATTTGTTTTTCCCAGCGTGTTTGGCCAATTCCGATAGTGTCAATAATTTGATTTCAGTTGGAGCATTGAATAAAAAAGAAGATGGGCTTGCAGAGTTTTCAAATTTTGATACATCAGGAGTAGGTAGGATGGTTGATTTTTATGTAACAGGTGAGAGAATTATTGCACCTGCCATACCTGAAAATGCTGACTTGATCAGTGGTTCAACAAGAACTTTAAAATATATGTCAGGCACGTCTTATGCGGCTCCATTGGTAAGTAGGATGGCAAGTATACTGATTAGTCAGGGTTTAAGTCCGGCAGACGTCAAACAAAGGTTAAAATCTATTTGTGGTACCAATTTTTATTGTGATAAAATCGGTGGAGATCTAATTAAAATTGATAGAAGTTCGCTTCAAAAATGCCTTTGTGACCTAAGATAATTCTTAAAAGGATGGATTATTTGAAAAGATTTTCAATTCTTGCTTTTCAAAGTGTTCTATTATTTCAGCTCAGTAATTGCTATCAAATTAAAAATAGTATTGACAAGAGCAATATGATAAATGTTGCTAAATTCAATCTTGAATTGGAAAATAATGTGAATGTTACTGATAGTAATTGGATTGTTCGCGCGGGGCTCATTTTAGATGGAAATTTTGACGGATTTCAAAAAGATTCAAATTTTTTATTTCTTGCTGATAAGTTTCATAATAAGGGAAGGGAAATAATGGATCTAAATTTGAAAAATGCAAGAACCTGTTTTTTTGCAGCTGTTAAGCTTAGAAGACATTTTTATCAATCCTCCAATCAGTATGATGTATTAAGAGCATATTACAACATTGGGAGTTGTTATTTCCACGAGTCTTATTACAGCGAA
This window of the Saprospiraceae bacterium genome carries:
- a CDS encoding bifunctional UDP-N-acetylmuramoyl-tripeptide:D-alanyl-D-alanine ligase/alanine racemase codes for the protein MKSYTIHELSEILHAKQRCSGPDSLVLSKVETDSRYVTLPEKTVFFALDGIHTAGHLYIPELVQKGVAAFVTHHPIEPMDHVWILQVDDSLAALQTLAAHHRKNFNLPVIGITGSNGKTITKEWLSQLLGQQYNVCRNPKSYNSQLGVALSVMDLDSSHSIAIFEAGISQPGEMQTLSEIIAADFGIFTNIGDAHDNGFLHRHQKILEKKRLFARCKNYLYCGDYPDLHEVLQEDPAAISWGAGVHNQLQIHLHQKSESDFPSLKFNWNSQDFHFELPFKDQASIENLTHCIIAALYFGLTENEIQQTVQKLHGLRLRLEQKEGLHECVLINDSYSLDLKSLSLALRFLDQQNDNLSRSLVLSDFARRDHDTALLTELSGLIHQFKIRRVVAIGEQIAGIRSYLNPNIAFHHFNSTEHLIQQADGIGFHRECILIKGARQFALEKFFQSFSLSRHDTILEVDLASILHNVSVYKSRLKPSTRIMAVVKASAYGSGQYEIAKFLEHKGVDYLAVAYPDEGILLRQKGIRSRIMVMNTAHADFGELMEFQLEPEIFSATQIQRILDSVGGNPIEIHLKIESGMNRLGLAPEDVSTVSNLILSNPHIKIASVFSHLSASDQEEFDPFTKRQFEVFKKAFDQICDTIAYRPIAHLLNSGGISRHPELQLDMVRLGIGLYGIDHDPYISHVLERVHSLKTRISQIKTVEKEQTISYNRSGKVHRASRIAVLSMGYADGLPRIAGERKFKVLVHGSRQPLIGVVCMDMCMVDVTDIPEAIEGDEVEIFGKNNDISQLAELCDTIPYEILCGISHRVRRVFVQ
- a CDS encoding nuclear transport factor 2 family protein → MKPQNLILNLAGAILVLLSSCAKPAETPAAASIDMDALKTEIQAMEDGFAAGEKAKDAEAVAAYYSEDAVSYHKGNDPIVGRSAIKERIASRMAADSSGNQNVYKIVDLFADGDLAVEIGSWTEVAPDSTEKDKGYYLSVFKKKDGKYQCIRDMSISTTPEKK
- a CDS encoding class I fructose-bisphosphate aldolase, with protein sequence MGQTAHLLGSQAAFYLEHQCKTIDKSHLHLPGPESVERIWTMSNRNNRVLSSLQQIFSHGRLSETGYVSILPVDQGIEHSAGASFSPNPIYFDPENIVKLAIEGGCNAVASTFGVLGAVSRKYAHRIPFIVKINHNELLTYPNKFDQIMFGGIKDAWNMGAVAVGATIYFGSDESGRQIVEVSEAFEYAHELGLATVLWCYLRNPSFKKDGKDYHNAADLTGQANHLGVTIQADIIKQKLPTLNNGYEALNMGGSSYGKLNPKMYSELSSDHPIDLCRYQVTNCYMGRSGLINSGGESKGESDFQEAVTTAVINKRAGGMGLISGRKAFQKPYSEGIKLLNAIQDVYLDKEVTLA
- the purD gene encoding phosphoribosylamine--glycine ligase translates to MKILLLGSGAREHAMAYKLSQSPLTTELHIAPGNPGMTKLGMLHPMDIGHHQDILDLCRAHSMDMVICGPEAPLAEGLMDFLEIHHPKLILIGPKKQGAQLEASKAFAKQFMLRHNIPTARYRSFNHHQIEEAIEYGKSLGLPLVIKADGLAAGKGVVITQSQAESEEEIRSMLGGKFGDASTQIVLEEFLSGIEFSVFVLTNGNQYALLPTAKDYKRVGEADTGPNTGGMGSISPVAFADEVMMEKVKNKIILPTIQGLQKDGLAYQGFIFFGLIKVNNEPYVIEYNCRLGDPETESILLRLDSDLVELCLLCHQGKLENTRLKISDQHAATVFLVSGGYPGEFEKGKHIGHMPALKSNEHIFFAAVAQKDHALITSGGRVLAVSCLAEDRVSAVQKAMDLANQISFEGKYYRKDIGFDLS
- a CDS encoding DUF4920 domain-containing protein encodes the protein MKNLSILLIALFFAACKNQAPNESAPAAMASHLAVYGDSISTDGAIGVTDALGNLKTQDSVFCTVSGYVTSVCKVKGCWMVLSENPQDSTGFFVKFKDYGFFVPLEFEGTKVVVKGKAFKEVTGVDELKHYAEDEGKSQAEIDAITQPQEEMKFMADGVVVLEEKK
- a CDS encoding S8/S53 family peptidase → MATTRFTNLLFFLLLILIGVSGCCDICSSCCKEPVDDPCVRPSTIAANQNICPSPKEISFSVRNFKLDPANSSERKISLKYVCNQLIIDKSDKDLVYDSILPVLKKHGYVKIKTCPCGENFELWESSDISVDPIDVVPPPPVAGTGTVRSVGVPNFYLNEDTIAISDLELPESLTGKMIECRGPDGVKIAILDSGVELDPNQFLSYLRQRPEGNWNYFNNGIPCCKSSTNQYGINMVLSSSSFGSEPDDKMGHGTAVNAVLAGRSVPNFGLTIDMKINNVAIFGTASGAGTLFDALCGLQYAIDQQSQIINMSWGLSYGNTHSDSKVILIIDKLKEQFRGIFRSNPDILFVAGAGNDSCVMGDYLFFPACLANSDSVNNLISVGALNKKEDGLAEFSNFDTSGVGRMVDFYVTGERIIAPAIPENADLISGSTRTLKYMSGTSYAAPLVSRMASILISQGLSPADVKQRLKSICGTNFYCDKIGGDLIKIDRSSLQKCLCDLR